The Deinococcus sp. YIM 134068 sequence ATGACTTTGGCCGCGCGGTGGCCCTGCAAGCCGACGGCAGGATTGTCGTCGCCGGGCAGAGTTCCAACGGGTCGAATCCCGACTTCGGGGTCGCGCGCTTTTCCCCGGACGGCACGCTCGATGCCAGCTTCGGTTCCGGCGGCAGGCTGACCATCTCCTTCTTCGACGCCTTCGACGGGGCCGAGAGCGTGGCGGTGCAGCCGGGCGGCCAGATCGTGCTGGGCGGCTTCGCGATCAACGGCACCCGGATCGGCTACGGCCTGGCGCGCGTCAACCCCTAGCTTCCTATGAACATGTCCGAGCCGCTTGGCTATCTCGCTTCCGGGCTGGTGCTGGCGACCTTCTGCACGCGCGACATGGTGCCCCTCCGGGCGCTGGCGATCACGAGCAACCTCGCGTTCATCGCCTACGCCGTGGGGGCCGGTCTCCACCCGGTCCTGCTGCTCCACGCGCTGCTGCTGCCTCTGAACGCCTGGCACCTGATCGGGGCGCTGAGGCGGGAGGGCGGCATCCCGGCCCTGCACCCTTCCACACAAGGGAAATCCCCATGACACAGCTCAGCCCGAACCACGCCCTCGGATTCATCGCCCGGTTGGCCTGTTGGAGGAACACCCATGCCCGACCTGACCACCCTGTGCCTGTTCGCCGCCGCCACCCTGGCGATCCTGCTGGTTCCCGGTCCCACCGTGCTGTTCGTCGTCACGTGCAGCCTGAGGCGGGGATGGCGGGCCGGGCTGGTGTCGGTGCTGGGCGTGGAGGCGGGTGGACTGGTTCACGTCCTGTCCGCCACGCTGGGTCTCTCGGCCCTGCTGGTCTCCTCCGCCGCGCTGTTCGGGGTGGTCAGGGGGCTGGGCGCGGCCTACCTGATCTATCTGGGGGTTCGCACGCTGCTGGACAGGTCCGGCGGTCCCCAGCACGGCGCTGCCGCACCGCATGGCTTGCGGCAGGTCTTCTGGCAGGGGGCGCTGATCGACGCCCTGAACCCGAAGACGGCGCTGTTCTTTCTGGCCTTCCTGCCCCAGTTCGTCCGGCCCGAGAACGGCGCGGTGGCGGCGCAGACGCTGGTGCTGGGGCTGACCTTTCTGGTTCTGGCCGTGTTGAATGACGGCGCGTATGCCCTGCTGTCCAGCCGCCTG is a genomic window containing:
- a CDS encoding LysE family translocator — translated: MPDLTTLCLFAAATLAILLVPGPTVLFVVTCSLRRGWRAGLVSVLGVEAGGLVHVLSATLGLSALLVSSAALFGVVRGLGAAYLIYLGVRTLLDRSGGPQHGAAAPHGLRQVFWQGALIDALNPKTALFFLAFLPQFVRPENGAVAAQTLVLGLTFLVLAVLNDGAYALLSSRLGRTLSGNQAFARRWRHAASGMYIVLGVGAAAGIRGD